A portion of the Sulfuricurvum kujiense DSM 16994 genome contains these proteins:
- a CDS encoding sensor histidine kinase, translating to MIVLTEQDNIAYACMNSIGNSLVLEDMLTDVISTFISHTEALGGKYILSHPLPKSIVSIENDFDIPDNLSHETEKYMIYPVEPNRSVLDIPIGDEHFLFAFEKGIDVDTYGTIFASFKTKLAIAIEACRSVARLHEINSASNRQILEAGSKQEATEQMLMTQSRMAIMGEIIGMIAHQWRQPISVIGMIANNAILTMMTFAEINQQQLLRDLNIIDQQIHDLSSIIDDFHNFFRPAKIPQTVTLHEISNGLITVLGITYKNIGINLSFECDENICFVTYKNELMEVFLNILANAKEAFEERRVSNPFIRFKSFHNSEMICFTIQDNAGGIDKDIIDKIFDPYFSTKKEKNGTGLGLYISAVVIEKHLNGSIRASCNENGSVFSISIPINQATDTAYGS from the coding sequence ATGATAGTTTTGACAGAACAGGATAATATTGCCTATGCATGTATGAATTCTATCGGAAATTCACTGGTTCTTGAGGATATGCTGACCGATGTTATTTCAACATTCATTTCCCATACTGAGGCACTGGGCGGAAAATACATTTTATCCCACCCTCTTCCCAAGAGTATTGTCAGCATAGAAAATGATTTTGATATACCCGATAATTTGAGTCATGAAACCGAAAAATATATGATTTATCCGGTAGAGCCCAATCGATCCGTTCTGGATATTCCGATTGGAGACGAACATTTTCTTTTTGCTTTTGAAAAAGGTATCGATGTCGATACATACGGAACGATATTCGCATCTTTTAAGACCAAACTTGCCATTGCTATTGAAGCATGCCGGAGTGTCGCACGCTTGCATGAGATTAACAGTGCTTCTAATCGTCAAATACTTGAGGCTGGAAGCAAACAAGAAGCAACTGAACAAATGCTGATGACCCAATCAAGAATGGCGATTATGGGAGAGATAATCGGAATGATAGCCCACCAATGGCGTCAACCCATTAGCGTTATCGGAATGATTGCGAATAATGCTATTCTAACAATGATGACATTTGCTGAGATAAATCAGCAGCAACTCTTACGCGATTTAAACATTATCGACCAACAAATCCATGATCTCTCTTCCATTATCGACGATTTTCATAATTTTTTTCGCCCTGCCAAAATTCCGCAAACCGTCACATTACATGAAATATCCAATGGTTTAATCACTGTACTTGGAATAACCTACAAAAATATCGGTATTAATTTATCCTTTGAGTGTGATGAGAATATCTGTTTTGTCACCTATAAAAATGAGTTGATGGAGGTTTTTTTAAATATTTTGGCCAATGCCAAAGAAGCTTTTGAAGAACGTCGCGTTTCAAATCCGTTTATACGCTTCAAATCTTTTCATAATAGTGAGATGATCTGCTTTACTATCCAGGACAATGCCGGAGGGATTGATAAAGATATTATCGATAAAATTTTTGATCCCTATTTTTCCACTAAAAAGGAAAAAAACGGTACAGGACTCGGATTATACATCTCTGCCGTTGTTATTGAAAAACATTTGAACGGTTCCATCCGTGCCAGCTGCAATGAAAACGGATCTGTTTTTTCCATTTCGATTCCGATAAATCAGGCCACCGATACAGCCTATGGCTCCTAA
- the fliG gene encoding flagellar motor switch protein FliG, with the protein MNLNQSQQQYFDEMGMAEKVSILLLQLGEDVTATIFSRMNVDAITEISKYIASNRSVEKSIGAAVLEEFYAIIQSNQYLNTGGLDYAREILYKALGPEEARKVLERLSKSMQGAQNFAYLSKIKPQQLADFIMNEHPQTIALILAHMEPSGAAETLYIFPDDLRAEVAMRMAKLGDITPAIIKRVSAVLESKLESLASYKVEVGGPRAVADVFNRLGAKASKATLTQIEQLDQELAASIKEMMFTFEDMVNLDNNSIREILKAVDKNDLMLALKNAAEELKEKFYANMSQRAKDAFIEELQFLGAVKMKEVEAAQRKIVDAVQSLADQGVIQIGESEEMLE; encoded by the coding sequence TTGAATTTAAATCAAAGTCAACAGCAGTATTTCGATGAAATGGGAATGGCTGAAAAAGTCTCTATTTTACTTTTACAGCTGGGTGAAGACGTCACTGCCACCATTTTTTCGCGTATGAATGTTGACGCGATTACCGAAATCTCCAAATACATTGCATCTAACCGTTCGGTTGAAAAAAGTATCGGTGCCGCGGTTTTGGAAGAGTTTTATGCCATTATCCAGTCAAACCAATACCTCAATACCGGAGGTTTGGATTACGCGCGTGAAATCCTTTACAAAGCGCTAGGGCCGGAGGAAGCCCGAAAAGTTCTGGAACGTCTGAGCAAAAGTATGCAGGGCGCTCAGAACTTTGCCTATCTCTCTAAAATCAAACCGCAGCAGCTTGCCGACTTTATTATGAACGAACATCCGCAGACGATTGCGTTGATTTTGGCACATATGGAGCCTTCCGGAGCCGCGGAGACCCTTTATATCTTCCCGGATGATTTACGGGCCGAAGTGGCGATGCGTATGGCAAAACTCGGAGATATTACACCGGCCATTATTAAGCGGGTCAGTGCCGTCCTGGAATCGAAACTCGAATCCCTTGCAAGCTACAAAGTCGAAGTGGGAGGACCTCGCGCCGTGGCGGATGTCTTCAACCGTTTGGGGGCGAAAGCGTCCAAAGCGACCCTCACACAAATCGAACAACTCGATCAGGAACTGGCCGCATCGATCAAAGAGATGATGTTTACGTTCGAAGACATGGTTAATTTGGATAATAACAGCATCCGAGAGATTCTTAAAGCGGTGGATAAAAACGATCTTATGCTGGCCCTTAAAAATGCCGCCGAAGAGCTCAAAGAGAAGTTTTACGCCAATATGTCCCAACGTGCGAAAGACGCTTTTATCGAGGAACTTCAGTTCCTGGGTGCCGTTAAGATGAAAGAGGTCGAAGCCGCGCAGCGTAAAATCGTCGATGCCGTTCAGTCCCTGGCCGATCAGGGTGTTATACAAATCGGCGAATCTGAAGAGATGCTTGAGTAA
- a CDS encoding HAD family hydrolase, translated as MKQIVLFDMDGTLIDSGLDITLSINHVRAECYQLEPLSVQNVIDAINAPVRNLSEIFYSQSVYEQKARDLFEEHYYDQCIQNVAPYEGICDLLSTLHKSNIILGVATNAPSQFAKRMLNHLKMDDFFQLILGANDVEEPKPHPQMLNHHLKHYNYRSGTDSAWMIGDNSKDMEAAARAGVKGIFAGWGFSSHGAGDYYASTPESLLDIINKKG; from the coding sequence ATGAAACAGATTGTTCTCTTCGATATGGATGGAACGCTGATCGATTCTGGATTGGATATTACACTCTCAATAAATCATGTCCGAGCTGAGTGTTATCAGCTAGAACCCCTCAGTGTACAGAATGTCATTGATGCAATCAATGCCCCCGTTCGAAATTTGTCTGAAATTTTTTATTCTCAGAGTGTTTACGAGCAAAAAGCGCGCGATCTTTTTGAAGAACACTATTATGATCAATGCATACAAAATGTTGCTCCCTATGAAGGAATTTGTGATCTTTTATCTACTTTGCATAAAAGTAATATCATTCTGGGAGTTGCCACCAATGCCCCGAGTCAATTTGCAAAACGGATGCTGAATCATTTAAAAATGGATGATTTCTTTCAGCTGATACTCGGTGCCAATGATGTTGAAGAACCCAAACCTCATCCGCAAATGCTCAACCACCATTTAAAACACTATAATTATCGTTCAGGTACGGATAGTGCTTGGATGATCGGTGATAACTCCAAAGACATGGAAGCGGCCGCTCGGGCAGGAGTCAAAGGGATTTTCGCGGGATGGGGGTTCAGTTCTCATGGGGCAGGGGATTACTATGCCTCTACACCTGAATCACTTTTGGATATTATCAATAAAAAGGGTTAG
- a CDS encoding DUF695 domain-containing protein, translating to MIEFYELLDDENIPYRCDVELDLLEESPQEERPWLLWLFVKADTLTDALEAFTTDLISTLSGSLDAVFAGRVMKEGWAEFYFYAPHAKRFENISSDVMNRHGGYVYERGSSRDSKWEMYNDNLYPDAYGLLSIQNRHTIAALVEAGDDLTIPREVEHYLFFQTKSSMERTVSQLSSHGFEVKEYVNDDESDYAYGVVLIKTEAIMPAIIEETTTSLYESAMQEHGYYEGWSTVLG from the coding sequence ATGATAGAATTTTATGAACTGCTCGATGACGAAAATATTCCCTATCGCTGTGATGTGGAATTGGATCTTCTCGAAGAGTCTCCCCAAGAAGAACGTCCCTGGCTGTTATGGCTTTTTGTCAAAGCCGACACCCTCACTGATGCTTTGGAAGCGTTCACGACAGATCTTATCAGTACCTTAAGCGGCTCATTGGACGCCGTATTCGCGGGCAGAGTAATGAAAGAGGGATGGGCGGAATTTTATTTCTACGCTCCGCACGCCAAACGGTTTGAAAACATCAGTTCTGATGTGATGAACCGTCACGGCGGATATGTGTATGAGCGCGGATCATCCAGAGATTCGAAGTGGGAGATGTACAATGACAATCTCTATCCTGATGCATACGGCTTGCTCAGTATCCAAAACCGTCATACCATTGCCGCACTTGTTGAAGCGGGAGATGATTTGACTATCCCCAGAGAAGTAGAACACTATCTCTTTTTCCAAACCAAAAGCTCAATGGAGCGTACCGTATCGCAGCTTTCGTCACACGGTTTTGAGGTAAAAGAATATGTCAATGACGATGAGAGTGATTACGCTTACGGGGTCGTTCTGATCAAAACAGAAGCGATAATGCCTGCAATCATTGAAGAGACAACCACATCCCTGTATGAATCGGCAATGCAGGAACACGGCTATTATGAGGGATGGAGCACGGTGCTGGGATAA
- a CDS encoding MFS transporter yields the protein MSITKIKGVIPYALALFLNAFTDLGHKIIIQNTVFKIYDDQTQIIYTAVLNALILLPFVFLFTPSGYISHRFSKVNVMRYGALSAVFITLLITYSYYQGWFWTSFALTLMLAVQAAIYSPAKYGYIKEIADEKEFSALNALVQSVTTVAILSGIIGYTVMFENSLTGRYNNESEILHQIAPLGWLLVIGSIIEFLLTLTLPQKGKNSSIPFNIKKYLSGYSLRKNWMLLRRKREIFDAILFLSLFWSISQVILAAFGAYAKSTLGVQNTIVVQGLMALAAFGIITGSIIAARLSRHYLHKGLIVAGAFKITVMLILLPLTHNLVLIGLIFFGFGIGGSMMIVSLNALILSQTPRAHIAYILAGNNWIQNIFMTLFLVLTTLFAYAGWDGLMLLYAMLAVSALLTFWTLVRYKDYFVWFIFERLLALRYNIIPMQTHNIPKDKAVLLMGNHISWLDWILVQVGVERRIRYLMERSIYEKPLIRPIMELGEVIPISAKGAKESFRHARNRLQNGEIIGLFPEGTISRNGEMGTFMPGYKKISSDLNGVIIPFYICGIYGSIFSRAPRRHTPLRSLFRRNIRVIYGEPLSMDSEPHIVYESIIHLKEHYGTHTSE from the coding sequence ATGAGCATCACCAAAATTAAGGGGGTAATCCCCTATGCTCTGGCACTTTTTCTTAATGCCTTTACCGACCTCGGGCATAAAATCATTATTCAAAATACCGTTTTCAAAATTTATGACGATCAGACCCAAATCATCTATACCGCTGTTCTAAACGCCCTTATACTGCTCCCGTTTGTTTTTCTCTTTACCCCCTCAGGATATATATCTCACCGGTTTTCAAAAGTGAATGTCATGCGATACGGCGCATTGTCGGCCGTATTCATTACCTTGCTGATCACCTACAGCTATTATCAGGGATGGTTTTGGACGTCATTTGCCCTGACATTGATGTTAGCGGTGCAGGCGGCCATCTATTCTCCTGCCAAATACGGCTATATCAAAGAAATCGCGGATGAAAAAGAGTTTAGCGCACTGAACGCTTTAGTTCAATCGGTCACAACGGTAGCCATACTCTCCGGTATTATCGGGTACACCGTAATGTTTGAAAATTCTCTGACCGGCCGATACAACAACGAATCGGAAATCTTGCATCAAATTGCACCGCTTGGGTGGCTGCTGGTTATCGGAAGTATCATCGAGTTTTTATTAACACTGACGCTCCCGCAAAAAGGAAAAAACAGCTCGATTCCGTTTAATATTAAAAAATATCTAAGCGGTTATTCCCTGCGTAAAAACTGGATGCTGCTACGACGTAAAAGAGAGATTTTTGACGCCATACTTTTTCTCTCGTTATTTTGGTCGATCTCACAGGTCATTTTGGCGGCATTCGGCGCTTATGCGAAATCGACCTTAGGGGTTCAGAATACCATTGTCGTGCAGGGGCTTATGGCGCTAGCGGCATTCGGCATCATTACCGGCTCGATCATTGCCGCCCGACTGTCACGCCATTATCTTCACAAGGGGCTAATTGTTGCCGGAGCGTTTAAAATCACCGTAATGCTCATTCTTTTACCGCTGACCCATAATCTTGTTCTTATCGGACTTATCTTCTTCGGATTCGGGATCGGAGGCTCGATGATGATCGTCTCTCTCAATGCCCTGATTCTTTCTCAAACTCCCCGTGCCCATATCGCGTATATATTGGCGGGGAACAACTGGATACAAAATATTTTTATGACTCTCTTTTTGGTATTAACGACCCTTTTCGCATATGCGGGGTGGGATGGATTAATGCTCTTGTATGCGATGCTGGCCGTATCCGCACTCCTTACATTTTGGACGCTCGTACGTTACAAAGATTATTTTGTGTGGTTTATTTTTGAACGCCTTTTGGCGTTGCGCTATAACATTATTCCGATGCAAACCCATAATATTCCAAAAGATAAAGCGGTTTTATTGATGGGAAACCACATCAGCTGGCTCGATTGGATTTTAGTGCAGGTGGGTGTTGAGCGGCGTATCCGTTATCTGATGGAGCGATCCATATACGAAAAACCTCTGATACGTCCCATTATGGAACTCGGAGAAGTGATTCCCATTTCTGCAAAAGGGGCTAAAGAATCGTTTCGACATGCACGTAATCGACTTCAAAATGGTGAGATCATAGGCCTTTTTCCCGAAGGTACCATCAGTCGAAACGGTGAGATGGGGACATTTATGCCCGGGTATAAAAAGATTTCAAGCGATTTGAATGGGGTCATCATCCCCTTCTATATATGCGGTATTTACGGAAGCATTTTTTCACGTGCCCCAAGACGTCATACCCCTTTACGCTCTTTGTTTCGTAGAAACATCCGCGTTATTTACGGTGAACCGCTGAGTATGGATAGCGAGCCGCACATCGTGTATGAATCGATTATCCATTTGAAAGAACATTACGGCACTCACACGTCTGAATAA
- a CDS encoding response regulator transcription factor: MENHIALMKKLHVLFVDDEWLIREMVSDMLSDTVGHVSLASNGQEGLDFYMNSLRPVDIVIADQTMPVMLGLDMLEKIKAYNPSQKCIMITAHSETKYLLRAIEIGIEHFIIKPIVFDQLDNILNSLALKIEHESLQKEQEKLYQREQLRYVYNKSLESLVNNIPLPSMIIDQNDHIITCNSEIFTILACTEHYKKLIDKKLNIKDLLSTDALIKSDLAFCDWKDECVLIDLDPYFNIEKTIYSVKIKRIISDDNTRFYLLCLIELLN; the protein is encoded by the coding sequence ATGGAAAATCATATCGCATTAATGAAAAAACTTCATGTTCTGTTTGTAGATGATGAGTGGCTTATTCGTGAAATGGTTTCTGATATGCTCAGTGATACGGTTGGTCACGTTTCTCTCGCATCGAACGGACAAGAAGGGCTTGATTTTTATATGAATTCGCTTCGTCCTGTCGATATCGTTATTGCGGATCAAACTATGCCGGTTATGCTGGGACTTGATATGCTGGAAAAAATAAAAGCATATAATCCATCCCAAAAATGCATTATGATTACTGCCCATTCTGAGACAAAGTATTTGCTTCGTGCCATCGAAATCGGAATCGAGCACTTCATCATTAAACCGATTGTTTTCGATCAGCTTGATAATATTTTGAATTCACTCGCACTTAAAATCGAACATGAATCTTTGCAAAAAGAGCAAGAAAAGCTTTATCAGCGTGAACAATTACGGTATGTTTACAACAAGTCACTTGAATCTCTGGTCAATAATATTCCCCTCCCCTCCATGATTATTGACCAGAATGATCATATCATCACATGTAACAGTGAAATTTTTACTATTCTTGCCTGTACGGAGCATTATAAAAAACTGATTGATAAAAAGCTCAATATCAAAGATCTTTTAAGTACCGATGCTCTCATCAAAAGTGATTTAGCTTTTTGTGACTGGAAAGATGAGTGTGTATTAATAGACTTAGACCCGTATTTCAATATTGAAAAAACTATCTATTCGGTAAAAATCAAACGAATAATTTCTGACGATAATACGCGGTTTTATCTCCTTTGCTTAATAGAACTTCTGAATTAA
- a CDS encoding saccharopine dehydrogenase family protein: MATALIIGAGGVGRVVAHKCVMNNHIFDRIILASRSIGRCEEIQSELPAGSLEITTVDADNTEEVIALINKYNPAILINVALPYQDLAIMDACIATKTPYLDTANYEHPDEAKFEYKLQWERDAAFKEAGIMGLLGSGFDPGATNVFCAYAQKHYFDEIHTIDILDCNAGDHGYPFATNFNPEINLREVSAKGRYWEDGKWIETAPMEIMQVWDYPEVGPKDSYLLYHEEMESLVKHIKGLKRIRFFMTFGQSYLTHMKCLENVGMLGIEPVEHQGMKIVPIEFLKTLLPDPASLGPRTKGKTNIGIVAEGLKDGKKRKIYIYQVKDHEECYAEVKSQGVSYTTGVPAVIGAKLMVQGIWNGQGVFNMEQLDPDPFMDEMNTQGLPWNVIEMEC, encoded by the coding sequence ATGGCAACAGCACTTATTATCGGCGCCGGCGGAGTAGGGCGTGTAGTGGCACATAAATGTGTCATGAATAACCACATTTTTGATCGTATCATTTTGGCAAGCCGTTCTATCGGACGCTGCGAAGAGATACAAAGTGAACTTCCTGCAGGTTCACTTGAAATTACAACGGTAGATGCCGACAATACGGAAGAAGTAATTGCGCTAATCAATAAATACAATCCGGCAATTCTCATTAACGTTGCTCTTCCATACCAAGACCTTGCTATCATGGATGCGTGTATCGCTACCAAAACCCCTTACCTCGACACGGCTAACTATGAGCATCCGGATGAAGCGAAGTTTGAGTATAAACTTCAATGGGAAAGAGATGCCGCATTTAAAGAAGCGGGGATTATGGGGCTGCTCGGAAGCGGATTCGATCCCGGGGCAACCAATGTTTTCTGTGCATATGCACAAAAACACTATTTCGACGAAATCCATACTATCGATATTCTTGACTGTAACGCAGGTGATCACGGCTATCCGTTTGCAACCAATTTCAATCCGGAGATCAACCTTCGCGAAGTAAGTGCCAAAGGGCGCTACTGGGAAGATGGAAAGTGGATCGAAACGGCACCGATGGAAATTATGCAAGTATGGGATTATCCCGAAGTAGGGCCGAAAGACAGTTATCTTTTGTATCATGAAGAGATGGAATCACTTGTCAAGCATATTAAAGGGCTTAAACGTATCCGCTTTTTCATGACGTTCGGACAAAGCTATCTGACCCATATGAAATGCCTTGAAAATGTCGGGATGCTTGGAATCGAACCGGTGGAACACCAAGGGATGAAAATCGTTCCGATCGAGTTTTTGAAAACCCTCCTTCCTGATCCGGCGTCACTTGGACCGCGTACAAAAGGGAAGACCAATATCGGTATCGTCGCCGAAGGTCTCAAAGACGGTAAGAAACGAAAAATTTATATTTATCAGGTAAAAGATCACGAAGAGTGCTATGCCGAGGTTAAATCGCAAGGTGTTTCATACACTACGGGTGTTCCTGCCGTCATCGGCGCAAAGCTGATGGTTCAGGGAATCTGGAATGGACAAGGGGTATTTAATATGGAGCAGCTCGATCCGGATCCGTTTATGGATGAGATGAATACCCAAGGTCTGCCTTGGAACGTAATCGAGATGGAGTGCTAA
- a CDS encoding diacylglycerol kinase — MALNKPEYTLFKNTRYALTGLLEVTKNEKSFRLQIVLFVFGMIVAWSLPIGFVYKAILSVSLFIPPIAEIINSAVERTVDLVTFDHHELAKRAKDAGAALVFLSLTMLAFIWGLTLYAAFYL, encoded by the coding sequence ATGGCACTCAACAAGCCTGAATATACACTTTTTAAAAATACCCGTTATGCATTGACCGGTTTGCTTGAAGTAACAAAAAATGAAAAATCTTTTCGACTTCAGATAGTATTATTCGTATTCGGTATGATTGTCGCTTGGAGTCTTCCGATAGGATTCGTGTATAAGGCGATACTTTCTGTCTCTCTTTTTATTCCTCCGATTGCTGAGATTATCAACAGTGCCGTTGAACGTACGGTTGATTTAGTGACGTTTGATCATCATGAACTTGCAAAGAGGGCAAAAGACGCCGGTGCGGCATTGGTATTTCTCTCTTTAACCATGTTGGCGTTTATTTGGGGACTTACCCTTTATGCGGCTTTTTATCTGTAA
- a CDS encoding methyl-accepting chemotaxis protein — MAEKYGNDFDKIAPQMMKADVNERNNVDLSSLVATSGEFQTKLEDIADSASSLSKSKFESVGTNLAVSFIIALIVVILISYIVLVQIQDSIKLLDSNIKNFVDTKDLTIRLTYNKKDEIKVIINNFNTLLETLEYTIKEAKYAADENATVSSELSSTSLQIGKNAESSMSIVDNTIHEINDIKDFIQSTVALSESTKESIQAAGGRLNHMLNDIQQLKQDVSSASESETAMALKLEAMSTEAAQIKMILVVISDIADQTNLLALNAAIEAARAGEHGRGFAVVADEVRKLAERTQKSLTEINATINVIVQSINDSSEQMGVNAKNIERLVKISETVETVVVETVDVMKQSITNVAENADNSLQIASDSEKIVKSVSRINDLTTQNARSVEEIAGAAEHLSGLTYNLKTKLDQFKS; from the coding sequence TTGGCTGAAAAATACGGTAATGATTTTGACAAAATCGCACCGCAAATGATGAAAGCGGATGTCAATGAACGCAATAACGTCGATTTAAGTTCACTGGTCGCGACAAGCGGAGAATTCCAAACAAAGCTAGAAGATATTGCCGACAGTGCTTCCTCACTGAGTAAAAGCAAGTTCGAATCGGTCGGAACCAATCTGGCGGTAAGTTTTATCATCGCACTTATTGTTGTCATCTTAATTAGCTATATAGTGTTGGTTCAAATACAAGATTCGATCAAACTGCTGGATAGCAATATCAAAAATTTCGTCGATACAAAAGATTTGACTATCCGATTGACATACAACAAAAAAGATGAAATCAAAGTGATTATCAACAACTTCAATACGCTTCTGGAAACGTTGGAATATACGATCAAAGAGGCAAAATATGCGGCCGATGAAAATGCTACGGTTTCAAGCGAACTGAGCAGTACGAGTTTGCAAATCGGCAAAAACGCAGAAAGCAGCATGTCTATTGTCGATAATACAATTCATGAAATCAACGATATTAAAGATTTTATCCAATCGACGGTAGCTTTATCCGAATCAACCAAAGAGAGTATCCAAGCAGCCGGCGGCAGATTGAATCACATGTTAAACGATATACAGCAGCTAAAACAAGATGTCAGTTCGGCAAGCGAATCGGAAACGGCAATGGCGCTAAAACTGGAAGCAATGAGCACCGAAGCCGCTCAAATCAAAATGATTTTGGTTGTCATCAGCGATATAGCTGACCAAACCAATCTATTGGCACTCAACGCAGCGATTGAAGCGGCACGTGCGGGTGAACATGGACGCGGTTTCGCGGTCGTTGCAGACGAAGTACGCAAACTTGCCGAGCGGACTCAAAAAAGTTTGACGGAAATCAATGCTACGATCAACGTTATCGTACAGTCGATTAACGATTCCTCTGAGCAGATGGGTGTGAACGCCAAAAACATCGAACGGCTTGTGAAAATATCCGAGACAGTAGAAACAGTTGTTGTTGAAACGGTAGATGTAATGAAACAATCCATTACCAATGTTGCTGAAAATGCTGATAATTCATTACAAATTGCCAGTGATTCAGAAAAAATAGTGAAATCAGTTTCCAGAATCAATGATTTGACCACACAGAATGCAAGAAGTGTTGAAGAGATTGCAGGTGCTGCCGAACATTTGTCCGGATTAACCTATAACTTAAAAACAAAGCTGGATCAGTTTAAATCATAA
- a CDS encoding D-Ala-D-Ala carboxypeptidase family metallohydrolase produces the protein MSKWKYFKKDEFTCKCGCGLNNISDALLDKLDEARDISGVPFSINAGTRCKKHNSDPNVKGEPDSAHLYGYAADISAKTSQQKFAIISSLLKVGFVRIGVYDTFIHADIDPKKPQNVVWDD, from the coding sequence ATGAGTAAATGGAAATATTTTAAAAAAGATGAATTTACTTGCAAGTGTGGTTGTGGTCTTAACAATATTAGCGATGCTCTTCTTGATAAACTTGACGAAGCTCGCGATATTTCGGGAGTTCCTTTTTCAATTAATGCGGGTACTCGATGTAAAAAACACAATTCTGATCCAAATGTTAAAGGCGAACCTGATAGCGCACATCTTTACGGTTATGCGGCGGATATCTCTGCTAAGACCTCTCAGCAGAAGTTTGCTATTATATCTTCTCTTTTAAAAGTAGGTTTCGTTCGTATTGGCGTTTATGATACATTTATTCATGCTGACATCGACCCTAAAAAACCTCAAAATGTTGTTTGGGATGATTAA
- a CDS encoding sensor histidine kinase, producing MKNCLQNLSIQSLNSDLIEKIEEEIEKNRQKDYLLFHQAKLASMEEMIENIAHQWRQPLNIVSMLFQKVYRLHKNGLLDNDTMSDALNQAMATISQMSKTIDDFRIHFEPNKEKVSYSLYSVIENIIALLKESLKFVNISLDISAQKDIELFGFPDDLKQVLLHLINNAKETIIFNNVSNGTIIIEITPSADKSEVMIRIYDNGGGINTQYLDKIFEPYFTTKHKSQGTGISLYMSKRIVEERLCGSIAAGNNEKGAFFTILIPTHTNSKG from the coding sequence ATGAAAAACTGCTTACAAAATCTATCCATACAGAGTCTTAACAGCGATTTAATAGAAAAAATCGAAGAAGAAATTGAAAAAAATCGACAAAAAGACTATCTCCTCTTTCATCAAGCCAAACTCGCTTCGATGGAAGAAATGATCGAAAATATTGCCCATCAATGGCGCCAACCCCTTAATATCGTTTCCATGCTCTTTCAAAAAGTTTACAGGCTTCATAAAAACGGTCTGCTTGATAATGACACCATGTCCGACGCTCTAAATCAGGCTATGGCTACCATAAGCCAGATGTCAAAGACGATTGATGATTTTCGTATACATTTCGAGCCGAATAAAGAAAAAGTATCCTACAGTTTGTACAGTGTCATTGAAAATATCATTGCTCTTCTAAAAGAAAGTCTTAAATTTGTAAATATCTCGTTAGATATATCCGCACAGAAAGATATAGAGCTTTTTGGTTTCCCCGATGACCTTAAACAGGTATTGCTGCATCTGATTAATAATGCCAAAGAAACAATTATCTTCAACAACGTCTCCAACGGAACGATCATTATTGAAATTACCCCATCAGCTGATAAAAGTGAAGTCATGATCCGGATATATGATAACGGAGGAGGAATAAATACTCAGTATTTAGACAAAATCTTTGAGCCCTACTTTACGACCAAACACAAATCCCAAGGGACAGGAATCAGTTTGTATATGTCCAAACGGATCGTAGAAGAACGATTGTGCGGAAGTATAGCCGCAGGCAACAATGAGAAAGGTGCATTTTTCACAATTCTTATCCCTACACATACTAATAGCAAAGGCTGA